One window from the genome of Osmerus eperlanus chromosome 3, fOsmEpe2.1, whole genome shotgun sequence encodes:
- the dnajb2 gene encoding dnaJ homolog subfamily B member 2 gives MVDYYGVLGVTRTATPEDIKKAYRKQALRWHPDKNPDNKEEAERKFKELAEAYEVLSDKGKRDSYDNFGTNRPHTGSCGSPGPEDFQGFTFTFRSPEEVFREFFGGQDPFASFFDDFPFGGMHSGFHGHPGSSRLGPGRFFSFPSSGADFTSFSSSMGGVDGMAGMGGASFKSVSTSTRIVNGKRTTTKKIKENGQERTEIEEDGVLKTVLINGVKDELALALELSKREQQPSQPSPRQHLQHRPPRSPAERQPPRPPPATSTAPAPAQRSFSAAPYFRYPEDSEEEEEDEDLQLALACSLSEMEAQQRATAVYPDSDFQAFTG, from the exons ctacagGAAGCAGGCCCTGCGTTGGCACCCAGACAAGAACCCAGACAAcaaggaggaggcggagaggaAGTTCAAGGAGCTGGCTGAGGCCTATgaagtcctgtcagaca AGGGAAAACGCGACTCGTATGACAACTTTGGCACAAACAGGCCACACACAG GCTCCTGTGGGTCTCCAGGGCCGGAGGACTTCCAAGGGTTCACCTTCACATTCCGCAGCCCAGAGGAAGTGTTCCGCGAGTTCTTTGGCGGTCAGGACCCTTTCGCCAGTTTCTTCG atGACTTCCCCTTCGGAGGGATGCACAGTGGTTTCCACGGACACCCAGGCTCCTCCCGCCTCGGCCCTGGCCGattcttctccttcccctcctccggaG CGGACTTCACTTCCTTCTCCTCGTCCATGGGGGGGGTGGACGGGATGGCCGGCATGGGCGGAGCCAGCTTCAAGTCTGTCTCCACGTCAACGCGCATCGTCAACGGCAAACGCACCACCACTAAGAA GATCAAAGAGAACGGccaggagagaacagagattGAGGAGGATGGGGTTCTGAAGACTGTCCTCATTAATG gcgtaaAGGACGAGCTAGCTCTGGCTCTGGAGCTCAGCAAGCGAGAGCAGCAGCCCAGCCAGCCGTCGCCGCGGCAACACCTCCAACATCGGCCGCCCCGGTCGCCCGCCGAGCGCCAGCCTCCGCGCCCTCCCCCCGCCACCTCCaccgcccccgcccccgcccagcGCTCCTTCAGCGCCGCGCCCTACTTCCGCTACCCAGAggacagcgaggaggaggaggaggatgaagacctCCAGCTGGCGCTGGCCTGCAGCCTGTCGGAGATGGAAGCCCAGCAGAGGGCTACTGCCGTCTACCCag ACTCAGACTTCCAGGCCTTCACTGGCTGA